DNA sequence from the Candidatus Hydrogenedentota bacterium genome:
AACTAAAGGCGGCTCAAGACGAACAAAAGTAACTCGAGAACTCGGTACTCTCAAGGTTCCTGGCCGCCGGGAATAATTCAGGAAACGCCCATGGACCACTGCATAGCCGACCGAATCAAACATGAGTTGCAGGCGCGCATCGAGGGGGGGGAACTGCCCGCGGGAGTCACGCTTCCATCGGAGCATGAACTTGCGGCCGAGTACGGCACCTCCCGGAGCCAGGCGCGCCAGGCGCTGCGCGACCTCCAGCGCGAGGGCTACATCATGCGGTCCCAGGGTCGCCGCTCCATCGTCACAGGCGCGGACCGGCAGGTGCATGTCTATTCCCCCCTGCTGGAAAACGTGGTGGCCATCGCCATTCCCGAGTTCCAGTCCCGCTACTGCCGCGGCCTCATGAACGGCTTTATGGCCACGGCCACAAAACGGGGTTTCCAGACGCTCTCCTACAACATGGTTTTTGATCCGCACAGTGAGGCGCTTTTCCTGAACCGTGTGCTGCGTTCAGGCCTGCGCGGTCTGGCCATCTGGGTAAACCACGATGATCCGGCCATCCGGATGGCGCTGGCGGCGCTCGGGGCCGCGTCTTTTCCGATAGTCCTGCTGGACCGGCACATTTCCGACATGGACTTGGACAGCGTTTGCACGGACAACGAGTCAATCGGACATGCGCTGACCCGGAAACTGCTTGACAAGGGCCACCGAAACATCGCCTTTTTCAGCGACGGCTATGTTTTCAGCAGCCAGTTGGAGCGGCTTGCGGGGTATCGGCGGGCCCTGGCCGAGGCCGGCCTGAGTCCAAACCCCGCATGGCTGGGTGAGGCGTCCGATGACGGCGCGCCCGTAACGGACACCGTGGCGCGGGTGGTTGCCTTCCGTGACGCGCCCACCGCCTTTGTGTGCACCCACGATTCCCTGGCGATGCGGGTGTGGGAGGCGTTGCGGAGGCTGGGCTATGAGGTGCCGGGCGACATGGAACTGGCCGCCCCGGACGACGACCTGCGCGCCCTGACCCGTGACATTCCCATGGAGGCCCTCTCCCAGCCGGGATTCGACATCGGTGCCCGGG
Encoded proteins:
- a CDS encoding GntR family transcriptional regulator: MDHCIADRIKHELQARIEGGELPAGVTLPSEHELAAEYGTSRSQARQALRDLQREGYIMRSQGRRSIVTGADRQVHVYSPLLENVVAIAIPEFQSRYCRGLMNGFMATATKRGFQTLSYNMVFDPHSEALFLNRVLRSGLRGLAIWVNHDDPAIRMALAALGAASFPIVLLDRHISDMDLDSVCTDNESIGHALTRKLLDKGHRNIAFFSDGYVFSSQLERLAGYRRALAEAGLSPNPAWLGEASDDGAPVTDTVARVVAFRDAPTAFVCTHDSLAMRVWEALRRLGYEVPGDMELAAPDDDLRALTRDIPMEALSQPGFDIGARAAELMVARIAQPDRPHERVQLPPTPPMRELDLGDSVIASFARQD